One genomic region from Cardiocondyla obscurior isolate alpha-2009 linkage group LG19, Cobs3.1, whole genome shotgun sequence encodes:
- the LOC139110089 gene encoding uncharacterized protein: MTRCQEPQSYHAQTTMADSGKSSWREESSCYGSTVTCGMLPTLRELASRGCNSRGSVCLVPFDVDMDAASHLQMTLLEAYCREIGIEVLSVSKETIRLHLCPGSTDLSCVLISDKDSYFPKLPK; encoded by the exons ATGACTCGTTGCCAGGAGCCGCAATCCTATCACGCGCAGACCACGATGGCCGACAG TGGGAAGTCGTCGTGGCGCGAGGAGTCGAGCTGCTACGGGAGCACCGTCACTTGCGGGATGCTGCCGACTCTACGAGAACTGGCGTCCAGAGGCTGCAACAGTCGAGGTAGCGTTTGCCTAGTGCCCTTCGACGTGGACATGGACGCGGCCAGCCATCTCCAGATGACCCTGCTCGAGGCCTACTGCCGGGAGATCGGGATCGAGGTGCTCAGCGTTTCCAAGGAGACGATCCGCCTCCACTTGTGCCCAGGCAGCACAGACCTATCCTGCGTTCTGATAAGCGACAAAGATTCATATTTTCCGAAGCTGCCCAAGTGA
- the Emc8-9 gene encoding ER membrane protein complex subunit 8 codes for MTNVFFSPRAYCKIILHAAKYPHCAINGLLLGKQKSKDGRTDLYVEDAIPLFHICLHVSPMAEIALTLVDQLAASKGLILVGYYLANENINDLSTDRPAHRIADKIADNFNNALLVVVDNREVTLGMGSSPLRISQSVEGKWKPKDKANIIYEDNIAHTDTMFSLLKAEEYRNLVDFDNHLDNIALDWQNQKLNKIIDEAVDKHT; via the exons ATgacgaatgtttttttttcgcctcGCGCGtactgcaaaattattttacacgcaGCTAAATACCCGCATTGTGCAATAAATGGCCTGCTGCTCGGCAAACAAAAAAGCAAGGACGGCAGGACGGATTTATACGTCGAGGATGCGATACCTTTATTTCATATATGCCTACACGTTTCCCCAATGGCGGAAATCGCTCTTACTTTG GTGGATCAGTTAGCTGCAAGCAAAGGCCTTATACTGGTGGGTTATTACCTGGCTAATGAGAATATAAATGATCTAAG CACAGACAGACCAGCTCACAGAATAGCAGACAAAATTGCAGACAACTTCAACAATGCACTGCTGGTAGTG GTGGATAACCGAGAAGTGACTCTAGGAATGGGCTCAAGTCCATTAAGAATTTCACAATCTGTAGAAGGAAAATGGAAACCAAAGGATAAGgcaaa TATAATTTATGAAGACAACATTGCTCATACAGACACAATGTTTTCGTTACTGAAAGCTGAAGAGTATAGGAATCTGGTCGATTTCGACAACCATCTCGATAATATCGCTCTTGACTGGCAGAATCagaagttaaataaaattatcgacgAGGCTGTTGACAAGCACACATAA
- the Selt gene encoding thioredoxin reductase-like selenoprotein T homolog CG3887: MRWLIRLCALAILLAHSIEANSAVNEAPLTKLGAKTGPTLRFFYCYSCGYRKAFEQYVNILKQKYPELHVEGENFIPPGYNMLIAKALGMLKIVIIFLIISGYNFGLPPTSIWQWCISNRFYSCILIFLIGNAIEGQLISSGAFEIHFNDVPVWSKLETGRIPQPVELFQIIDFHLDMQFSEMDVGKIKFQT, translated from the exons ATGCGCTGGTTAATACGTTTATGTGCCCTCGCGATTTTGCTGGCGCACAGCATAGAGGCAAACAGCGCCGTTAACGAGGCGCCGTTAACCAAGCTCGGTGCAAAAACCGGGCCAACTCTCAGGTTTTTTTATTG CTACTCGTGTGGCTACAGAAAAGCCTTCGAACAATATGTGAATATTCTTAAGCAAAAGTATCCAGAACTCCATGTCGAAGGCGAGAATTTTATCCCACCAGGTTACAATATGTTAATTGCAAAAGCACtg ggaatgctgaaaatagtcataatatttttaatcataagTGGATACAATTTTGGTCTACCACCAACATCAATTTGGCAGTGGTGTATAAgtaatcgattttattcctgtatattgatttttttgaTTGGTAATGCAATAGAAGGTCAATTGATTTCGTCGGGTGCAtttgaaatacattttaatg ATGTTCCTGTTTGGTCAAAGCTTGAAACTGGCAGGATACCACAGCCAGtggaattatttcaaataattgaCTTTCATTTAGACATGCAATTCTCAGAAATGGATGTAGGAAAGATCAAATTTCAAACATAA
- the Madm gene encoding nuclear receptor-binding protein isoform X1 yields MPGSRSSTDPEHKSPRESGEDSEDESEILEESPCGRWLKRREEVYVGSKSTLAEGSNFGSTRGTENEITEMEVEQRDVPGIDCAYLAMDTEEGVEVVWNEVQFSERKNFKAQEEKIQLVFENLTQLEHPNIVKFHRYWTDTHNDKPRVIFITEYMSSGSLKQFLKRTKRNVKKLPLQAWKRWCTQILSALSYLHSCSPPIIHGNLTCDTIFIQHNGLVKIGSVAPDAIHHHIKTCRTNMKNIHFVAPEYGNSVTPAIDIYSFGMCALEMAALEIQGNGDTGTIVTEENIQKTIESLDDVQQKDFIRKCLQVDPLRRPSARELLFHPVLFEVHSLKLLAAHALVNSATNISETITDEVLQRLYGPDTVVAEIKYQGIPPQQIRLSDIPVTEKLEKFVEDVKYGIYPLTAFMAKLPPPVRPRAISPEVTESVKSVTPEPVDVESRRVVNMMCNVKPREDSSELLMTILLRMDDKMNRQLTCPVNQMDTSMLLAQELVHFGFINENDRDKIANLIEEALRRYFNKQMVTPGMVSLTNLPTQTTLLLPGSEFPCLQHFDNSVCNATTSNSDNATNLLPKTSGIPVSSNKTSKLHAGAEPPTISESGS; encoded by the exons ATGCCCGGGAGCCGCTCCAGCACGGACCCAGAGCACAAGTCACCGCGTGAAAGTGGTGAAGACTCAGAGGATGAGAGCGAGATCCTGGAAGAGAGCCCGTGCGGGCGGTGGCTTAAGCGCCGGGAAGAG GTGTATGTAGGTTCCAAATCAACGTTAGCCGAAGGTTCTAACTTTGGATCGACGAGAGGAACTGAAAACGAAATTACTGAAATGGAA GTGGAACAACGAGATGTTCCAGGAATTGACTGTGCTTATCTGGCGATGGATACAGAGGAAGGTGTTGAAGTCGTATGGAATGAGGTGCAATTTTCGGAAAGGAAAAACTTCAAGGCCCAGGAAGAAAAGATACAACTCGTTTTTGAGAACCTTACGCAACTGGAGCATcctaatattgttaaatttcatAGGTATTGGACAGATACCCATAATGACAAACCCCGA gttATATTTATAACGGAATATATGTCATCTGGGTCCCTAAAGCAGTTCCTAAAACGAACAAAAcgcaatgtaaaaaaattgcctCTACAAGCTTGGAAACGGTGGTGTACGCAAATACTTTCTGCTCTCag TTATTTGCATTCCTGTTCACCTCCTATTATACATGGAAATCTTACCTGTGACACAATATTTATTCAACATAATGGACTTGTAAAAATTGGTTCGG TGGCCCCAGATGCAATACATCATCACATCAAAACTTGTAGAACAAACATGAAGAATATTCATTTTGTGGCCCCAGAATATGGAA ATTCCGTCACACCTGCCATTGATATTTATTCGTTTGGGATGTGCGCTTTGGAGATGGCCGCGTTGGAAATTCAGGGAAACGGTGATACGGGTACAATTGTTACCGAAGAGAACATCCAGAAGACAATAGAATCTTTAGATGATGTTcaacaaaaagattttattcgtAAATGTCTTCAGGTGGACCCGCTTAGAAGACCGAGTGCGAGAGAGTTGCTATTTCATCCCGTTCTCTTTGAAGTACATTCTCTCAAGTTGCTCGCAGCACATGCCTTGGTCAACTCGGCTA CTAACATTTCGGAAACAATCACAGACGAAGTGTTACAAAGGCTATATGGACCAGACACCGTAGTCGCCGAAATAAAGTATCAAGGAATACCTCCGCAACAAATTCGTTTAAGTGATATTCCCGTTACGGAGAAATTAGAGAAATTTGTTGAAGATGTAAA GTATGGAATATACCCATTGACTGCATTTATGGCGAAATTGCCTCCGCCTGTCCGACCGAGGGCAATATCGCCCGAAGTGACAGAATCGGTTAAATCGGTTACACCCGAGCCCGTGGACGTGGAGTCTCGAAGAGTAGTTAATATGATGTGTAATGTTAAACCTAGAGAAGATAGTAGTGAATTACTA ATGACAATATTGTTGCGAATGGATGATAAAATGAATAGACAATTGACGTGTCCTGTAAATCAAATGGACACGTCGATGCTTCTCGCACAGGAACTTGTACATTTTGGATTTATTAATGAG AATGATCGTGATAAAATAGCCAATTTAATTGAGGAGGCATTGAGGAGATACTTTAACAAGCAGATGGTGACGCCGGGAATGGTATCATTAACTAATCTTCCTACTCAAACTACTTTATTGCTGCCTGGTTCGGAATTTCCATGTCTGCAACACTTTGACAATTCCGTGTGCAACGCCACAACATCCAATAGTGATAATGCAACTAACCTGCTGCCAAAAACCTCAGGTATACCTGTGTCAAGTAACAAAACGAGTAAACTTCACGCTGGTGCAGAACCGCCGACAATCAGTGAGAGCGGTAGTTAA
- the Madm gene encoding nuclear receptor-binding protein homolog isoform X2: MPGSRSSTDPEHKSPRESGEDSEDESEILEESPCGRWLKRREEVEQRDVPGIDCAYLAMDTEEGVEVVWNEVQFSERKNFKAQEEKIQLVFENLTQLEHPNIVKFHRYWTDTHNDKPRVIFITEYMSSGSLKQFLKRTKRNVKKLPLQAWKRWCTQILSALSYLHSCSPPIIHGNLTCDTIFIQHNGLVKIGSVAPDAIHHHIKTCRTNMKNIHFVAPEYGNSVTPAIDIYSFGMCALEMAALEIQGNGDTGTIVTEENIQKTIESLDDVQQKDFIRKCLQVDPLRRPSARELLFHPVLFEVHSLKLLAAHALVNSATNISETITDEVLQRLYGPDTVVAEIKYQGIPPQQIRLSDIPVTEKLEKFVEDVKYGIYPLTAFMAKLPPPVRPRAISPEVTESVKSVTPEPVDVESRRVVNMMCNVKPREDSSELLMTILLRMDDKMNRQLTCPVNQMDTSMLLAQELVHFGFINENDRDKIANLIEEALRRYFNKQMVTPGMVSLTNLPTQTTLLLPGSEFPCLQHFDNSVCNATTSNSDNATNLLPKTSGIPVSSNKTSKLHAGAEPPTISESGS, encoded by the exons ATGCCCGGGAGCCGCTCCAGCACGGACCCAGAGCACAAGTCACCGCGTGAAAGTGGTGAAGACTCAGAGGATGAGAGCGAGATCCTGGAAGAGAGCCCGTGCGGGCGGTGGCTTAAGCGCCGGGAAGAG GTGGAACAACGAGATGTTCCAGGAATTGACTGTGCTTATCTGGCGATGGATACAGAGGAAGGTGTTGAAGTCGTATGGAATGAGGTGCAATTTTCGGAAAGGAAAAACTTCAAGGCCCAGGAAGAAAAGATACAACTCGTTTTTGAGAACCTTACGCAACTGGAGCATcctaatattgttaaatttcatAGGTATTGGACAGATACCCATAATGACAAACCCCGA gttATATTTATAACGGAATATATGTCATCTGGGTCCCTAAAGCAGTTCCTAAAACGAACAAAAcgcaatgtaaaaaaattgcctCTACAAGCTTGGAAACGGTGGTGTACGCAAATACTTTCTGCTCTCag TTATTTGCATTCCTGTTCACCTCCTATTATACATGGAAATCTTACCTGTGACACAATATTTATTCAACATAATGGACTTGTAAAAATTGGTTCGG TGGCCCCAGATGCAATACATCATCACATCAAAACTTGTAGAACAAACATGAAGAATATTCATTTTGTGGCCCCAGAATATGGAA ATTCCGTCACACCTGCCATTGATATTTATTCGTTTGGGATGTGCGCTTTGGAGATGGCCGCGTTGGAAATTCAGGGAAACGGTGATACGGGTACAATTGTTACCGAAGAGAACATCCAGAAGACAATAGAATCTTTAGATGATGTTcaacaaaaagattttattcgtAAATGTCTTCAGGTGGACCCGCTTAGAAGACCGAGTGCGAGAGAGTTGCTATTTCATCCCGTTCTCTTTGAAGTACATTCTCTCAAGTTGCTCGCAGCACATGCCTTGGTCAACTCGGCTA CTAACATTTCGGAAACAATCACAGACGAAGTGTTACAAAGGCTATATGGACCAGACACCGTAGTCGCCGAAATAAAGTATCAAGGAATACCTCCGCAACAAATTCGTTTAAGTGATATTCCCGTTACGGAGAAATTAGAGAAATTTGTTGAAGATGTAAA GTATGGAATATACCCATTGACTGCATTTATGGCGAAATTGCCTCCGCCTGTCCGACCGAGGGCAATATCGCCCGAAGTGACAGAATCGGTTAAATCGGTTACACCCGAGCCCGTGGACGTGGAGTCTCGAAGAGTAGTTAATATGATGTGTAATGTTAAACCTAGAGAAGATAGTAGTGAATTACTA ATGACAATATTGTTGCGAATGGATGATAAAATGAATAGACAATTGACGTGTCCTGTAAATCAAATGGACACGTCGATGCTTCTCGCACAGGAACTTGTACATTTTGGATTTATTAATGAG AATGATCGTGATAAAATAGCCAATTTAATTGAGGAGGCATTGAGGAGATACTTTAACAAGCAGATGGTGACGCCGGGAATGGTATCATTAACTAATCTTCCTACTCAAACTACTTTATTGCTGCCTGGTTCGGAATTTCCATGTCTGCAACACTTTGACAATTCCGTGTGCAACGCCACAACATCCAATAGTGATAATGCAACTAACCTGCTGCCAAAAACCTCAGGTATACCTGTGTCAAGTAACAAAACGAGTAAACTTCACGCTGGTGCAGAACCGCCGACAATCAGTGAGAGCGGTAGTTAA
- the LOC139110081 gene encoding PITH domain-containing protein CG6153, which translates to MERQCNCGSAHDTVELGVSYNLYQKIDKDRVQCLNENEEGSGARVFKTWEERLDRSEYVESDIDAELLFNIPFTGDIKLKGLIVVGDEDNLPKTVKLYKNRPHMLFDQVNINPEQEFELITDTYGIHEYPIRTVKFSSVQHLSLYFTGDRNTEQIRIYYIGLKGEWTPSHKHGVTICTYEARPLISDHPTDINEASKIIK; encoded by the exons ATGGAACGTCAGTGTAATTGTGGCAGTGCACATGATACCGTAGAATTAGGAGTCAGTTATAATTTGTACcaaaaaatagataaagatAGAGTACAATGTTTAAATGAAAATGAGGAAGGTAGTGGTGCTAGAGTCTTTAAAACTTGGGAAGAAAGATTGGATAGATCAGAG TATGTAGAAAGTGATATCGATGCCGAGCTTTTGTTTAACATACC ttTCACTGGAGATATTAAGTTAAAGGGTCTTATTGTGGTTGGAGATGAAGACAATTTACCGAAAACGGTAAAATT atataaaaatcgGCCACACATGTTATTTGATCAAGTCAATATCAACCCTGAGCAggaatttgaattaattacagaTACATATGGAATACATGAATATCCCATAAG AACGGTTAAATTTTCATCGGTGCAACATTTAAGCCTGTACTTCACCGGTGACAGAAACACCGAACAAATAAGAATCTATTACATTGGTCTCAAAGGAGAATGGACACCAAGTCACAAGCATGGTGTAACTATTTGTACATACGAAGCACGTCCGCTCATTAGCGACCACCCGACAGATATTAATGAAGCCagtaagataattaaatga